In Deltaproteobacteria bacterium, the DNA window GCGAAGCCCTTGACAAAGTGGTAACTGAAAAAACAAAAGCAATCTTGATCAATACGCCGGGAAATCCGTCTGGGAAAGTGTTCACAACGGAGGAACTAAGAACCATTTCCGAATTCGCAATAGAGAACGATCTCTTCGTATTTACAGATGAAATTTATGAATACTTTGTTTATGATGGCCGGCAACACATCCCACCAGCAAGCCTACCAGATATGCGTGAACGTACAATCATGGTATCGGGGCTATCCAAAACATACAGCATTACCGGGTGGCGAGTTGGATACGTCATCTGCGATGCCAAGTGGTCAACGGCTATAGGATACTTTAGCGACATGCTTTACGCCTGTGCACCGGCTCCTCTGCAGATGGGAGCTGCAATGGGACTCATGCACTTGGGTCCCGAATTTTATAGTAATATTTCAAAAGAGTACCAGAAAAAACGTGATCGTATTTGCGATGCTCTAAATACAGCCGGTCTGACACCATTCGTACCCCAGGGCGCATACTATGTCCTTTGCGATATTTCCAAAATTCCAGGCAGCTCTGGCAAAAAAAAGGTGATGCACCTATTGAAGGAAATTAAGGTGGCTAGCGTACCTGGAGAAGCATTTTACCATGATGCCTCCGGAGAGAATTTGACTCGTTTTTGTTTTGCCAAAGAAGATGCAGTCTTAGATGAAGCCTGCCGACGAATCGAATCGTACGGTAGAAAAAGTTGTTGAAATGGCCCTTTGATTAACAATTTCAATCACCCCATATTCACCAATATATTGGGATTTAGACTTTGTTAAAATTATGTTAACTTACTGATATCAATTTTTTAATTAGCTCTGTTACAAAACATCTAGTTGAGAGAGGTCACCAATAATGATGTAATCAATTATATTTCGATACTAATCGAACTATGAAGATTAGAACTGT includes these proteins:
- a CDS encoding pyridoxal phosphate-dependent aminotransferase, encoding MNLTISKRIEWVKQSEIRNMSIECEKFGGINLSQGVCDLAVPDIVAKGAKKAIDDGINAYTRYDGLDELRGAIARRQEAFSGLTIDPEKEIVVTAGTTGALFSAFLALLNAGDEVILFEPYYGYHAINLVSTLAVPVYVSMTPPDWTFSREALDKVVTEKTKAILINTPGNPSGKVFTTEELRTISEFAIENDLFVFTDEIYEYFVYDGRQHIPPASLPDMRERTIMVSGLSKTYSITGWRVGYVICDAKWSTAIGYFSDMLYACAPAPLQMGAAMGLMHLGPEFYSNISKEYQKKRDRICDALNTAGLTPFVPQGAYYVLCDISKIPGSSGKKKVMHLLKEIKVASVPGEAFYHDASGENLTRFCFAKEDAVLDEACRRIESYGRKSC